Proteins encoded within one genomic window of Cucumis sativus cultivar 9930 chromosome 3, Cucumber_9930_V3, whole genome shotgun sequence:
- the LOC101218420 gene encoding uncharacterized protein LOC101218420 encodes MGTLFGRIQISILIILLMGLCSNCVEDSSSIHSLLRSMGPPAGLVPKQAKSYTLAENGRLEVYLDAPCMAKYENRVIFDTVFSANLSYGSLIGVEGMSQEELFLWLPVKDIIVNYPTSGVILIDIGVAHKQLSLSLFEDPPDCNPQVTLRNPLRRQRGFESLR; translated from the exons ATGGGTACCCTGTTTGGGAGAATTCAGATCTCAATACTCATCATCTTGTTAATGGGTCTATGCAGCAATTGTGTTGAAGattcttcttccattcattCTCTTTTGCGATCGATGGGGCCACCGGCAGGGCTTGTTCCCAAGCAAGCCAAATCTTACACACTCGCTGAAAATGGTCGTTTGGAAGTGTATTTAGATGCTCCGTGTATGGCTAAATATGAGAATAGAGTGATTTTCGACACTGTTTTTAGTGCTAATCTTAGCTATGGAAGCTTGATTGGTGTGGAGGGTATGTCTCAAGAAGAGCTTTTTCTGTGGCTACCTGTTAAAGATATCATTGTTAATTACCCTACTTCTGGTGTTATTCTTATTGACATTGGTGTTGCTCATAAACAACTCTCTTTGTCTCTCTTTGAAGATCCTCCTGACTGTAACCCTCAAG TTACATTGAGGAATCCTTTGAGGAGGCAAAGAGGCTTTGAATCTCTAAGATGA